In one Thermodesulfobacteriota bacterium genomic region, the following are encoded:
- a CDS encoding radical SAM protein — MKVVLLQPPARDFYDTQVRLQPLGLAYLKAAVQVRVPGAEVVVRDFRQGWGRRTVALPRELAHLREYYPFPDQSPFSTFHGYYHFGAGFEELAAEVAAEEPDLVGISAPFSAYYREALACAEAIRRRRPVPVVAGGAHASALPESLLRSPGVDFAILGEGERPLVELVRTLAAGGDLGRVPNLAFRRDGMVVRTPREPNFPLAELPPPDLSDLSPVRYRLGRKPLAAVLSSRGCPRRCSFCAVHTVFQEGYRRRPAGDVAAELRVRWDAGYRAFDFEDDNLTADREGAAALFRALLAAFGEGTLALHAMNGVSWDALDPELLGLMARTGFSHLNLSLVSGSPEACRGAGRAGDRGAFQEVVEAAAALGLRVVAYQILGLPGEDPSGMAEALAYLGRLPVLIGASPFYLPPGSPLARGRPEPDEAALVRARLTALGADPDPGARDAVYTLFVTARILNFLKGLPTAGARVPLARALTGARAQGVREALGAELLERLLADRVLLGASGEGLRPLPRFRFPVFSAAWSALGWVGTQDKGRLDLC; from the coding sequence ATGAAGGTCGTCCTCCTCCAGCCGCCGGCCCGGGACTTCTACGACACGCAGGTGCGGCTCCAGCCCCTGGGGCTTGCCTACCTCAAGGCCGCCGTGCAGGTCCGGGTGCCGGGAGCCGAGGTGGTGGTGCGCGACTTCCGGCAGGGGTGGGGTCGGCGCACCGTGGCACTGCCCCGGGAGCTCGCCCACCTGCGGGAGTACTACCCCTTCCCCGACCAGAGCCCCTTCTCGACGTTTCACGGATACTACCACTTCGGGGCCGGCTTCGAAGAGCTGGCGGCGGAGGTGGCGGCGGAAGAGCCCGATCTGGTGGGCATCTCGGCCCCTTTCTCAGCCTATTACCGGGAAGCCCTGGCGTGCGCCGAGGCGATCCGGCGCCGCCGGCCCGTGCCCGTGGTCGCCGGCGGAGCCCATGCCTCCGCGCTCCCCGAGAGCCTGCTCCGAAGCCCCGGGGTGGACTTCGCGATCCTCGGAGAGGGGGAGCGCCCCCTGGTGGAGCTCGTCCGGACCCTGGCTGCGGGGGGCGACCTGGGCCGCGTCCCGAACCTCGCGTTCCGGCGGGACGGGATGGTGGTGCGCACGCCCCGGGAGCCGAACTTTCCCCTGGCGGAGCTTCCCCCGCCGGACCTCTCCGACCTCTCCCCGGTCCGCTACCGCCTGGGCCGAAAGCCCCTGGCCGCGGTCCTCTCCTCCCGGGGGTGCCCCCGCCGGTGCTCGTTTTGCGCGGTGCACACGGTGTTCCAGGAAGGCTACAGGAGGCGGCCGGCCGGGGACGTGGCGGCCGAGCTGCGGGTGCGGTGGGATGCAGGATATCGCGCCTTCGACTTCGAGGACGACAACCTCACGGCGGACCGGGAGGGCGCCGCGGCCCTCTTCCGCGCCCTGCTCGCGGCCTTCGGCGAGGGCACCCTGGCGCTCCACGCCATGAACGGGGTCTCCTGGGACGCCTTGGACCCGGAGCTCCTGGGACTCATGGCCCGAACCGGGTTCTCCCACCTGAACCTCTCCCTGGTGAGCGGCAGCCCCGAGGCCTGCCGGGGAGCGGGAAGGGCCGGGGACCGCGGGGCCTTCCAGGAGGTGGTGGAAGCGGCAGCCGCCCTGGGGCTTCGGGTGGTGGCCTACCAGATCCTGGGGCTCCCGGGGGAGGACCCGTCCGGCATGGCCGAGGCCCTGGCGTACCTGGGCCGGCTCCCGGTCCTGATCGGGGCCTCTCCCTTCTACCTGCCGCCGGGCTCCCCCCTGGCGCGGGGGCGCCCCGAACCCGACGAGGCCGCCCTCGTGCGCGCCCGCCTCACGGCCCTGGGGGCGGACCCGGACCCCGGGGCCCGGGACGCGGTCTACACCCTCTTCGTGACGGCCCGGATCCTGAACTTCCTCAAGGGGCTCCCCACGGCGGGCGCGCGGGTTCCTCTGGCCCGGGCACTGACGGGAGCCCGCGCCCAGGGAGTCCGAGAAGCCCTGGGGGCCGAGCTCCTGGAGCGGCTCCTGGCCGACCGGGTGCTCCTGGGCGCTTCGGGCGAGGGGCTGCGGCCCCTGCCCCGGTTTCGGTTCCCGGTGTTTTCCGCCGCGTGGTCCGCCCTGGGGTGGGTGGGCACCCAGGACAAGGGGAGGCTCGATCTGTGCTAG